From a single Lolium rigidum isolate FL_2022 chromosome 7, APGP_CSIRO_Lrig_0.1, whole genome shotgun sequence genomic region:
- the LOC124674991 gene encoding protein NUCLEAR FUSION DEFECTIVE 4-like gives MVFDTVAGTSPAAPKGPLSVVFTAPFARQVAVGRWFTVFASFAILTASGATYIFSIYSKTLKSALGYDQQTLNTISFFKDLGANLGVFSGLINEVTPPWVVLAIGAAMNLVGYLMVYLAVDGRTARPPVWLVCLYIFIGANSQSFANTGALVTCVKNFPESRGVVLGILKGFVGLSGAVYTQLYLAFYGDDAKSLILLIAWLPAAISVVFVHTIRIMPYPRRRGGQETSVDPFFCFLYISIGLACYLLVMIVVQKQFAFSHAAYAIAATALLIVLFLPLCVVIKQEYKIHREREIDAANEPPPTITVADAHGLQMSTDSKAQEQQAPPPPSSSSSCMGSFGGCVKTMFRPPARGEDYTILQALVSVDMLVLFVATICGVGGTLTAIDNMGQIGQSLGYPAKSINTFVSLISIWNYAGRVTSGFASEALLERYRFPRTLMLTVVLLLACAGHVLIALGVPQSLYAASVIIGFCFGAQWPLVFAIISEVFGLKYYSTLYNFGGMASPVGAYILNVLVAGRLYDAEADKQPGGGFAAGSGRDKVCLGVECFKRSFLIITAATAFGAVVSLVLVWRTWSFYKGDIYARFRDGAGDGRLPVDQRRTPEKEDSAPVDATNTKG, from the coding sequence ATGGTGTTCGACACGGTCGCCGGCACGTCGCCGGCGGCGCCGAAGGGCCCTCTGAGCGTTGTCTTCACGGCGCCGTTCGCCCGGCAGGTGGCGGTGGGGCGGTGGTTCACGGTGTTCGCCAGCTTCGCCATCCTGACGGCGTCGGGGGCGAcctacatcttcagcatctactcCAAGACGCTCAAGTCGGCGCTGGGGTACGACCAGCAGACGCTCAACACCATCTCCTTCTTTAAGGACCTGGGCGCCAACCTCGGCGTCTTCTCGGGCCTCATCAACGAGGTCACGCCGCCATGGGTCGTGCTTGCCATCGGCGCCGCCATGAACCTCGTCGGCTACCTCATGGTCTACCTCGCCGTCGATGGCCGGACGGCCCGCCCGCCGGTGTGGCTCGTCTGCCTCTACATCTTCATCGGCGCCAACTCGCAGTCCTTCGCCAACACCGGCGCGCTCGTCACCTGCGTCAAGAACTTCCCGGAGAGCCGCGGGGTGGTGCTCGGGATCCTCAAGGGCTTCGTGGGGCTCAGCGGCGCCGTGTACACGCAGCTCTACCTGGCCTTCTACGGCGACGACGCCAAGTCGCTGATCCTCCTCATCGCGTGGCTGCCGGCGGCCATCTCCGTGGTGTTCGTGCACACCATCCGGATCATGCCGTACCCGCGCCGACGCGGCGGGCAGGAGACCAGCGTGGACCCCTTCTTCTGCTTCCTCTACATCTCCATCGGCCTCGCCTGCTACCTGCTCGTCATGATCGTCGTGCAGAAGCAGTTCGCCTTCTCGCACGCCGCGTACGCCATCGCGGCCACGGCGCTGCTCATCGTGCTCTTCCTCCCGCTCTGCGTCGTCATCAAGCAGGAGTACAAGATCCACCGCGAGCGCGAGATCGACGCCGCCAACGAGCCGCCGCCCACCATCACGGTGGCCGATGCACACGGCCTCCAAATGTCCACCGACAGCAAAGCACAGGAGcagcaggcgccgccgccgccgtcgtcttcttcGTCGTGTATGGGTTCGTTCGGCGGGTGCGTGAAGACCATGTTCCGTCCGCCGGCTCGGGGTGAGGACTACACGATCCTGCAGGCGCTGGTGAGCGTGGACATGCTGGTGCTGTTCGTGGCGACCATCTGCGGCGTGGGCGGCACGCTGACTGCGATCGACAACATGGGGCAGATCGGGCAGTCCCTGGGTTACCCTGCCAAGAGCATCAACACCTTCGTCTCCCTCATCAGCATCTGGAACTACGCCGGCCGGGTCACGTCCGGGTTCGCCTCGGAGGCCCTGCTGGAGCGGTACAGGTTCCCGCGCACGCTGATGCTGACGGTGGTGCTCCTGCTGGCGTGCGCGGGGCACGTGCTGATCGCGCTGGGCGTCCCGCAGTCGCTGTACGCGGCGTCGGTGATCATCGGGTTCTGCTTCGGCGCGCAGTGGCCGCTGGTGTTCGCCATCATCTCGGAGGTGTTCGGGCTCAAGTACTACTCCACGCTCTACAACTTCGGCGGCATGGCCAGCCCCGTGGGCGCCTACATCCTCAACGTGCTGGTGGCCGGGAGGCTCTACGACGCGGAGGCGGACAAGCAGCCGGGCGGCGGGTTCGCGGCCGGGAGCGGCCGCGACAAGGTGTGCCTCGGGGTGGAGTGCTTCAAGCGGTCCTTCCTCATCATCACGGCGGCCACCGCGTTCGGCGCCGTGGTGTCGCTGGTGCTGGTGTGGAGGACGTGGAGCTTCTACAAGGGCGACATCTACGCCAGGTTCCgcgacggcgccggcgacggACGCCTGCCAGTCGACCAGCGGCGGACGCCGGAGAAGGAGGACTCGGCGCCGGTCGATGCCACAAACACAAAGGGGTGA